The proteins below are encoded in one region of Holophagaceae bacterium:
- the guaD gene encoding guanine deaminase → MILYRAHLLDTPERGRLRSIPDGALAVDEQGQIAESGPFHPLAQRHPGAEILDLRPHWILPGLIDLHVHLPQYESVAMDGLELLPWLKTHIFPAEARFADASLAKAAARRFFEDLLSLGTTTAVVYSTIHQQATDAAFREAESCGIRAAIGKVMMDQNAPEALSEDTEASLQQSAELIQQWHGKDGGRLMYALAPRFAPMCSPDLMRGVGNLSEKTGAYIQTHLAENLDEIAWVRKLFPECANYTDVYRQHGMLNGRTLLGHGIHLDATERGMIRAAGAAIVHCPSSNAFLESGAMPLRRWLEEGISVGLGTDVAGGPSLSMWNEMAMACMVSKLRFSLLKEARATVKPSEAFHLATRAAARGLGLEGRIGSLDQGLDADFIVVDPRLSDPAERAEDAADQVLSRLIYRADPRMVKAAYVRGKRCSAQGS, encoded by the coding sequence GTGATCCTCTATCGCGCGCATCTCCTGGATACGCCCGAACGGGGCCGCCTGCGTTCCATCCCGGATGGCGCGCTGGCCGTGGATGAACAGGGCCAGATAGCAGAGTCCGGCCCCTTTCATCCCCTCGCCCAGCGGCATCCCGGCGCGGAGATCCTGGATCTGCGCCCCCATTGGATCCTGCCGGGGCTCATCGATCTCCACGTCCACTTGCCGCAATACGAATCCGTGGCCATGGACGGCCTTGAGCTGCTGCCCTGGCTCAAGACCCACATCTTTCCGGCGGAGGCGCGGTTCGCGGATGCCAGCCTGGCCAAAGCGGCGGCCCGGAGGTTCTTCGAGGACCTGCTCTCCCTGGGCACCACCACGGCCGTGGTTTATTCCACCATCCACCAGCAAGCCACGGACGCGGCCTTCCGCGAGGCTGAGAGCTGCGGCATCCGCGCGGCCATCGGCAAGGTGATGATGGACCAGAATGCTCCGGAGGCATTGTCCGAGGACACGGAAGCCTCGCTCCAGCAGAGCGCCGAGCTCATCCAGCAGTGGCACGGAAAGGACGGCGGGCGCTTGATGTACGCCCTGGCGCCGCGCTTCGCGCCCATGTGCTCGCCGGACCTCATGCGCGGCGTTGGCAACCTTTCAGAAAAGACGGGCGCCTACATCCAGACCCACCTGGCCGAGAACCTCGACGAGATCGCATGGGTCCGCAAGCTTTTCCCCGAGTGCGCGAACTACACGGACGTCTACCGCCAGCACGGAATGCTGAACGGCCGCACGCTGCTGGGCCACGGCATCCATCTCGACGCAACCGAACGCGGGATGATCCGCGCCGCGGGCGCGGCCATCGTCCACTGCCCCAGTTCCAACGCCTTCCTGGAGAGCGGCGCTATGCCGCTGCGGCGCTGGTTGGAGGAGGGCATCTCCGTCGGCCTTGGAACCGACGTGGCGGGCGGGCCCTCGCTTTCCATGTGGAACGAGATGGCCATGGCCTGCATGGTTTCGAAACTGCGGTTCTCCCTGTTGAAAGAGGCCCGCGCCACGGTGAAACCTTCGGAAGCCTTCCACCTGGCGACCAGGGCGGCGGCCCGCGGCCTGGGATTGGAGGGCCGCATCGGCAGCCTGGACCAAGGGCTGGACGCGGATTTCATCGTGGTCGATCCGCGGTTGTCGGATCCCGCGGAGCGCGCCGAAGATGCGGCCGACCAGGTATTGTCGAGGCTCATCTACCGCGCGGATCCACGCATGGTGAAGGCCGCCTACGTGCGCGGGAAGCGATGTTCCGCCCAGGGAAGCTGA
- a CDS encoding DNA-3-methyladenine glycosylase, translating to MFRPGKLIPQSFYRRDVDLVARELLGQLLVRDAVILRITEVEAYGGPEDSASHVRHGRTGRNAVMWGEGGHAYLYLCYGLHWMLNVVTGEAGQGAAILIRACEPLAGMDTLLARRGMAAVKPALLAGPGRVAQGLDLDRSFNGKPLFRKGGLELREGEPPQGIVHGPRVGIPFAAQEDQQALRRFALAGTPWISTPKPG from the coding sequence ATGTTCCGCCCAGGGAAGCTGATTCCCCAGTCTTTCTACAGGCGCGATGTGGACCTCGTGGCGCGGGAACTCCTGGGCCAACTCCTGGTGCGCGATGCGGTGATCCTCCGCATCACCGAAGTGGAGGCCTACGGTGGGCCCGAAGACAGCGCGAGCCACGTGCGCCATGGCCGCACCGGGCGGAACGCCGTCATGTGGGGAGAGGGCGGCCACGCCTATCTGTACCTCTGCTACGGACTCCATTGGATGCTGAATGTGGTGACCGGCGAGGCAGGCCAGGGCGCTGCCATCCTCATCCGGGCCTGCGAACCGCTTGCCGGCATGGACACGCTCCTGGCCCGCCGGGGGATGGCTGCAGTGAAACCCGCCCTGCTGGCGGGGCCGGGCCGCGTGGCCCAGGGCCTGGACCTGGACCGGAGCTTCAACGGGAAACCTCTCTTCCGAAAGGGCGGCCTGGAACTGCGGGAGGGGGAGCCCCCGCAGGGCATCGTCCACGGTCCCCGGGTGGGAATCCCCTTCGCCGCCCAGGAAGACCAGCAAGCCCTGCGGCGCTTCGCCCTGGCGGGCACGCCCTGGATCAGCACGCCGAAGCCCGGTTGA
- a CDS encoding zinc ribbon domain-containing protein — translation MPIFEYRCDGCGGTLEALVRGAEAEPALCAACGGKLSRLVSAPADLKRLGGFFHKEKFTDAEIASKGLTKYVNRGDGTYEKAAGSGPSILDRDKLPG, via the coding sequence ATGCCCATCTTTGAATACCGCTGCGATGGCTGCGGCGGGACACTCGAAGCTCTGGTCCGGGGGGCGGAGGCGGAGCCCGCGCTCTGCGCGGCCTGCGGGGGCAAGCTGTCGCGGCTGGTGTCGGCGCCGGCGGATCTTAAACGGCTGGGCGGTTTCTTCCACAAGGAAAAGTTCACCGATGCGGAGATTGCGTCGAAGGGGCTCACCAAGTATGTGAACCGGGGCGATGGCACCTATGAGAAGGCCGCTGGGTCCGGACCGAGCATCCTCGACCGGGACAAGCTGCCGGGGTAG
- a CDS encoding HD domain-containing protein: MEFRGMEGIVIELLSAPELQRLRRITQLGLCHFVFPAAEHSRFSHCLGAAYLAVRFGKQLQEEAKSFCIPELGPGEYEIRDLAVAALCHDLGHGPLSHAWEREIVGVQYAREEWAHSLGLSWSQGDYGKLKWHEMVSQALLSWEDGPLYRRLSKNEHDLPPRIREMLLGRHWVRCLPRLLSSDVDVDRGDFLLRDAHNCGVRYGHYDVDWLISTCTIGFTESGDPVIGFDRRKGYRVVQAFLNARRAMYDTVYTHKTTRCAEGMVGLFLRRLKDLALRSGDLKVSDAFQSVVSLVSGRPCTPKEFLALDDHVIWALIEHLARRDQGDEVLRDLGERLLSRVLFKRVPVDGKKALVFLAQADGRDKVHSVLRRHGIGEPKYYLVEENVEFKMLGDAEPDRGYFVDVDDSGRLAVPIRDTSVGLFDSSDDHDEFRIYVPEDAVADIVALMK; this comes from the coding sequence ATGGAATTCCGTGGCATGGAGGGGATTGTAATTGAGCTCCTCAGCGCTCCAGAACTTCAGAGGCTTCGGCGCATAACGCAGCTTGGACTATGCCATTTTGTTTTTCCGGCAGCCGAACACTCTAGATTCAGTCATTGCCTCGGTGCTGCATATCTAGCAGTCCGATTTGGCAAGCAATTACAGGAAGAGGCAAAATCCTTCTGTATCCCGGAGCTTGGGCCGGGTGAGTACGAAATTAGGGATCTTGCAGTTGCGGCGCTATGCCACGACCTAGGGCATGGTCCCCTCTCACACGCTTGGGAGAGAGAGATCGTTGGAGTGCAGTATGCCCGGGAGGAATGGGCTCATTCCCTCGGCCTGTCATGGTCCCAAGGCGATTATGGAAAACTGAAGTGGCACGAGATGGTAAGCCAGGCTCTCCTTTCCTGGGAGGATGGACCGCTTTATCGACGCCTCAGCAAGAATGAGCACGATCTCCCCCCCCGAATTCGTGAGATGTTGCTGGGGCGTCATTGGGTGCGATGTTTACCACGGTTGCTCTCAAGTGATGTTGACGTGGATCGTGGTGATTTTCTTCTGCGCGATGCTCACAATTGTGGGGTGCGGTATGGGCACTATGATGTCGATTGGTTGATATCCACCTGCACAATTGGGTTTACTGAGTCGGGTGACCCCGTCATTGGGTTCGATCGCCGCAAGGGATATCGTGTCGTCCAAGCGTTTCTAAACGCACGCCGGGCTATGTATGACACGGTCTACACGCACAAGACGACCAGATGTGCCGAGGGCATGGTTGGGTTGTTCTTGCGTCGTTTGAAAGATCTCGCCCTAAGATCTGGCGACTTAAAGGTCAGCGATGCTTTCCAGTCTGTCGTGTCACTGGTGTCCGGCCGCCCCTGTACCCCGAAGGAGTTTCTGGCCTTGGACGACCATGTGATCTGGGCGCTCATTGAACATCTAGCAAGGCGCGATCAAGGTGACGAGGTACTTCGAGATCTTGGAGAGCGGCTATTGAGCCGCGTTTTATTCAAACGAGTGCCAGTTGATGGCAAGAAAGCGTTAGTCTTTCTGGCACAAGCCGATGGTCGCGATAAAGTACACAGCGTGTTGCGTAGACACGGAATAGGGGAGCCGAAATACTACCTCGTCGAAGAAAATGTGGAATTCAAGATGCTTGGAGATGCCGAACCCGATCGAGGCTACTTTGTCGATGTAGACGACTCAGGTCGGCTAGCAGTCCCGATTAGAGACACCTCTGTTGGACTCTTCGATTCTAGTGATGACCACGATGAATTCCGCATTTACGTTCCGGAAGATGCTGTGGCAGATATTGTTGCGTTGATGAAGTAA